Part of the Amblyomma americanum isolate KBUSLIRL-KWMA chromosome 7, ASM5285725v1, whole genome shotgun sequence genome, TATACGTACGACCTCGTgtcgttgcctagcaacccgagttactacccgaaCTTACCCAGTTACTCTGGTATCCCTAGGGTGGTTCTGATATAAatagccacctgccagtgcaagTTTCATGAATTGCGTGAGTGGCCCTCCTTTGTCCAGGACCACAATGGCTTGGGCTGCCTCTCCGGTTCTGATGAGCAGCTTGCGCTCCTCAGAGAGACCCGTGTGGCCAGCCCAGCTTCCCGGCTCCGTTTGGCTGAGTGCCCTCGTGTTGTTGCTCTAattctaacgcgatagcgttaaaggcctctTTGTCCGTAAAATCCGGCATTGGCGTTGTGAGCGTAAAATAATGACCATGgatctggcaggtggtgcccagagagcaacctagtgggcaggtgggccacctaggtcacgtgaccttgaggcgtcatcccaacctgcccaccggatagtgcgCAAACTTCctaccgtagcaggtggcagttaaattaatgactggccgCTCGGGAAAGGCACCATGGGCAGCACAAGgtccactgctgggagcacctgctatCTCAGgccagtggcgcattgcttaaccactgcaccactgtgcgaggaggggtatgaggactctctagaatctattaatgtaaagtatagaatgacattctgcatatatgggaaacAGTCCACTACGccgtcgcgtcatacccttaaggctgagCTTCAGAGTCCCCTACAATTTTTCTCTGTCGTTTCATATCATATGAATGATGTCGGGAATTTCTCCGTATACGGTACATATGTGTTGTCTTCCTATTTTCTGGAAAAAGATCGTGTGATACTCGCCTAAGTTTAAGAAGATCATAGCATGTGTGTTTCTCCACGCCAATAACCCCTGTCTGCGAAGTTCCTTGTGTGGTTCTGCTTATCGTTTCCAGAAATCAAAGCAAAGGCGTCTAACTTCtcgtggacacctcaatcgcaccgCGCTGGGAGGGATGGTTTGTCATTTGTATCAGAAGAGTCAGCCCATCAACACAGATCACTCACACCATCCTGAGTCGCTGTTTACAGCGCATACCAATCCGCATCAGTCGCAATAATCGCCTCTGAATTTTTTACAAGAAATGTCGTGGTGTTAACTCCTGACACGACAGGATTCATCCGAGCATCTCAATTTTCCGTCTTTAATTTTGTTGTTTGTTTCAGTTCAAAAATCAGCATGCACCAGGACACGTACCAGGACGGCGTAGTCCGGGACTACATCGATAGCTTCCTTAGCGAGATGAAGCAGCAAAACGGAGGGAGCAAGACATTTACGCGTAAGCACGCACGACGGCACGTGTGGTAcatttcgaaagaaaaaaaaaaaggcttcccgCATGATTTCCCAACCTTAATTTTACCAGTGGTTATCTCGTCACAGCAAATTCGTCTTGCACGTGTTTGAAAGTCCGGATGTACTGTACCGAAAAAATCCCAATAAAAGTGCTCTGTGCAGCTCCAGCATTGACTGAACCGACGAATCCCACGATTTTCTGCCAAGAAATTTGAATAAGTGAGCGATAGAGGTTAGCTTTTTGCCCAGAAAGGTGCAATGCGGACTCCACGATAGATTACGGTCTATCAACATTCCCAAAAAACTTTGAGCTGCACAACAGGAAATGGTGCGACCATCGATAAACACCTGATATGCAGTCATGCATGTCACTAGCGCTGACTCAGTTTAAACGCCCAGACTTTGCTTTCGGAGAAATAATAAGCAATTTTCTCTAATAAAATAATGTGGCTATGCATTCAATCTATGGCGGGCAACATCTAAGATGCTTAGTTGCAAAGTACTGCTACTTGAAGGACATCGCTGCTTTAAACAGTAAGAAAACTTCTAGGACGCCATGGTTGAGATATATTTCTAATGTTTTAAAGTTATGATTTAAACATTGCAATAAACCTTGAGAGACGCTATTTGAAAAATGCTAGTTGTAATGCTAAATTAATGTTCATGATCCAACATATAAAATTATTTGTTAATACTTAAAAAAACAAGAATATTTGGATCTCGCCAAATGCGCAATCTCTACTTTCAATATTAAACTAATGTTTACGGTACCGCAAACAAGTTTATTTGTTAGTTTGTAGCGTCAAAGTAAATTTCTAATGTAACATAGAACGTTATAGCAACTTATGTAACAATTTCATAACATTATTGTAATGTTCGGTACTGCCTTGGATATTTCGAGGCCCAGATGTCAGGGTCCGCAGACGCCGTCCACCATGAGAAAGCGAGactaccataaaaaaaaaacattagggtTTAAACTGTAATGTTGTGTTTATTAGCACCAGAATCGATATTCGTTTATTTGGGCAAGAAGCTTTCAACTGCCACAAGAAAGCCCAGTAGATAAAAGTTAGCAGGCTGTCTGTTTAATGTGAACAGACGTCACGTAATACTTAGGCATATTGCATTTCGCCTCACTCGAAACGTGGCCTTTGCGGCCGAAGTTGCATCgagctcagcagccgagcactctaaccgcTTAGCCACCGCAGTGAGTCAGTGAACAGATATGGTCTCATATGATGCGTGGCCTAAATGGGGGCTACGATATTAGGGCCCGTTTACGTCCTTGCATATGCTCAGAATACTTCTTTTGTTTAATAATGTCCATCCTACAGCTTTCTTTAAAAGTGTACCTCCCAGAGTTCCAGTAAGCGATAAAAGCAAGGGAAAGGACGAGCTCCAAAGAGCGGAAGGTTGAAGAGGCCAACCGGTTTAACCACTTTGTATTGGCCGTAACGTTGCAGCTTAAAATATACTGGTTGCGCTGAGGCTAACACTATGAATGAATGTGATGCATTAGTGTGTATCGCTGACCTACAGCTCACCTCCGTGCGTTGAATAAAGGGTATTTAATTTTACTGAATACAGACGAAGGCTAAAAGAAATACGACCAAATTAATTACGGCAACTCAGGCGATTAATAAATCATTATTTGTAACTATGTTTTTGCAATATATTTCTGCCCAGCCAGATAACAAAACTTCAACAGACGTGCTTTCCAGCCGTTGTAGTACTTTTAGAAATAACCTATATCGAATAAAATGGAACACCCTGTACAAAGTGGACAAACGACGTTTCGCTCATCGCGTCGCAGGCAACCTCCTGAGGGGCAACGTGTCGACCTTCTTCGGGGCCGGGAGCGAGACGGTGCGCTCCTCCATCGAGTGGCTGCTGCTCATGTGCGTTGTCAAGCCACACCTGCAGCGTCGCGTCCAGGCCGAGATCGACGCGGTGCTCGAAGACGGCCGGAAGTTAAATGTGTCGTGGAGCGACCGAAATCGCTTGCCGTACACGCAAGCCTTCATCTGGGAGTCGATGCGCTACAGGCCAGTCCTCCCGCTCAATGTGATGCGGTGGTGAGTCGATCCTCTCCTCTCCACGATCTGTGTATCCGCGATCAGCAGCCGGTGAAAATAAAAGGACCGGGGTGAAGACAGGCAGGCAAAAGAAAGATAGGAGGGAAGCTAAGAAAGGATAGAAGCTATTTAAAACATATGCGAATTCACGGTCACACATTCATtcacacaaagaaagaaagaaagaaagaaagaaagaaagaaagaaagaaagaaagaaagaaagaaaggaggaaagaaaggaataaagaaaggaggaaggaaataatgaaggaaagcgaaaaagaaggaaagaaagggaaaaggaagaaggaaggaaagaaagagaaaaacaaagaaagagaaaaagagagaaggaaggaaagaaagaaagaaggaaagaaggaaggaaggaaggaagatatgaaggaaagaaagaaagaagggaagaaagaaagaagtaaagacagaaagaagtaaagacagaaaggaggaaagaaagaaggaaagaaagaaagaaggaaagaaagaaggaaagaaaggaggaaagaaaggaggaaggaaataatgaaggaaggaaagggaaataaggaaagaaagaaagggaaaagaagaaggaaggaaagaaagagaaaaacaaggaaaaaagagaaaaagaaagaaagaaggaaagaaagaaggaaggaaggaaggaaaggaagaaagaaagaaggaagaaagaaagaaagaaacaagggaagaaatgaggaaaggaaggaataaagaaaggaggaaggaaataatgaaggaaagggaaaaagaaggaaagaaagaaagggaaaaggaaaaaggaaggaaagaaagagaaaaacaaagaaagaaaaagaaagaaggaaggaaggaaagaaagaaggaaagaaggaaggaaggaaggaaggaaagaaagaaataaagacagaaagaagtaaagacagaaatgaagaaagaaagaaggaaagaaagaaagaaggaaagaaagaaggaaagaaaggaggaaaggaaggaataaagaaaggaggaaggaaataatgaaggaaggaaagggaaaagaaggaaagaaataaagggaaaaagaagaaggaaggaaagaaagaaaacaaggaaaaaagagaaaaagaaagaaggaaggaaagaaaaaaagaaggaagggagggacgaaggaaaggaagaaagaaagaaggaagaaagaaggaaagaaagaaggaaagaaatgaggaaaggaagaataaagaaaggaggaaggaaataatgaaggaaagggaaaagaaggaaggaaagaaagagaaaaacaaagaaagagaaaaagaaagaaggaaggaaagaaagaaggaaagaaggaaggaaggaaggaaggaaagaaagaaagaagggaagaaagaaagaagtaaagacagaaaggaagaaagaaagaaggaaagaaagaaagaaggaaagaaagaaggaaagaaaggaggaaagaaaggaataaagaaagggggaaggaaataatgaaggaaggaaagggaaaagaaggaaagaaagaaagggaaaaagaagaaggaaggaaagaaagagaaaaacaaggaaaaaagagaaaaagaaagaaagaaggaaagaaaagaaggaaggaaggaaggaaggaaggaaggaaggaaataaagaaagaaagaaggaagaaagaagggaagaaagaaagaagtaaagaaagaaagaaagaaggaaagaaaccgCTCGCACATCAGTGACCTTTTCAGAGCGGTCACTGTAAAGTACGCCCATGTATACTCACTGTATACACAGGCCTCGCATGTGGCGTGTGTTGTCACATTTAATCACGCGTATGGtccacacagcacacggatgtCGTTTGCATTGACCACCGCGACCGGAGTTCGATCTTGCTACCTCAATATCAGCTgtcaagcgccataaccgctgagtcGGAGCTGCGGGTAGCGGAATTAAGTTAAATATTGACGGTTATTCGTACTTCATCAACACATATTTGCCCGTTGCTGGCCAGCTCCCTACGTAAGGAACACAACGGTTGAATGGAAGATAAAATAGTTAAAAGCACATGGAGGGCAAACTGAAATTGGTCTGTATGCATAGATTATCGCATTGTAATGACATTGACGCTACCTTCACTGATAACATAGTTTTTACAAGCTAAACAAGGTGATAAAATGAAATAGTGGTGTCGTCCCCACTGTCCAAATaaagccgaaagttgggcgagttggtaaaggttcttgatgtaaaaaaatagcttgtctgcgtcgtcgtgTCCGTCTTTCGTGTTTCCTTCGAGTTATTTTTTTACATCATGCCGACATGCATTGGCctttttcacaagcaaactgcgaTGCGTTAAAACAGGCTTTTTTGCAGATCCCTGAGGCTGGGCTGCACCGCTGATAGCGCTtgaaacggtgatcacggagtcaaTTTCAGCTTTGACGTCACAAGTCTGAGTCAAGTGGCGGGAAACTTTTACAGAGAAAGCTGTTGTAGCTTTGGTTTAGCTATATGGAGCTGCATTGTGACGTGGAATTTACAGCATCAGCCGCAAGAACTTATTTACTTAGTGAAGTAAGTTACATTAACTTCGTTTAttaaatttcaatttattttattttattctcaTTATGTTCTGGGTTGTACTCAGCTTTATTTTATGAACAGACGAAGTCATAGGTGCAATGTGAAATCCTAAAACTGCTGGAAAACTCTTGTTTTAGCATGCGTATCTGTGGACCATATCACAGCTATTACCTACTCCCCTCACCCCGGCGAGAGCAGAGCCACCGcatgttgcaaaagggttgcaagccccaagggtagcgttggcctggcggcctggggcaaagctggaaacatccgaaggtcccggcaaaggatgagtcgactggcaacagaacaacttttttattctggcatcgcaaaagagcagccggtcagggcgaccacgttactcgcaggaagaaatcgaagtctccctcggcgtccggggcagcggcgttttataccctcggagtcgagggcaagaaggaacggcttgggaagaggcgtccgatacggcgacgcttgaacatgtccagacgtgacgggcgcgtccgccaggccggcgccggtcagacctcctcgcctccaagttggggagctcctctccccggctgccgcgctttgacaagcgtgggcaccaacatgcacacacacacacacgcacgcacgacgacacgtggcactgaaacctgcctggacgcgcttggcgggaggcgttgcggcagcgatgaacgggtccaaatgaccgccgctttgaacgaagccgcggcgtccgttgcatccgcgccggctataccgcgcgtcgtaggcgagacgtaacacgcATCTAAATTTGCTCACAGAGTTGTGTTGGTCTGTACAAAGTACATGAACGAATACCAACTCTCTTATTTTcatttcacccgccgcggtggctcagtggttacggtgctcagctgctgacgcgaaagacgcgggttcaatcccggccgcggcggtcgcatttcgatggaggcgaaattctagaggcccgcgtactgtgcgatgtcagtgcacgttaaagaaccccaggtggccgaaatttccggaagcctcagctacggcgtccctcatagcctgagtcgctttgggacgttaaacccccataaacgaaaccatcattttcatttcttggACGCAGTGCCACTGCCGACGTGAAGGTGGGTAACTACGTCATCCCTCGCGGCAGCATCGTGATCAGCTCGCACTGGTCCATCTTCCATGACGCATCCTTCTGGGGAGACCCGGAAGTCTTCCTGCCCGAGCGCTTCCTCGCGGAGGACGGCACACGACCCCGGAAGCCGGAGAGGTTTATTCCCTTCTCATACGGTAAGAGTGCCAAAAAGGAATAACTAACCGGAAGAGCAACCGGAGTATCCGTAGACTAATGAGAGTGAGGTGGAGGAgtgaatgaggggggggggggatgaatttTCCGCCGCTCATTGACTGTCGTGACTCGTACACTTAAGTAGTCGTCTGGCGTGCGGAAGGCCAGCAGGCGCCACGTAACCTCCTTCTGGGAGCTTCTCGTGTTGAATTGCGCTCTTGTACGATTCAACTCCGCAGTCTCCATGCCAGTCTCCTGCATTCGGCTCTGGTAACATGCTCACCCCAAACGTACAGTGATTTATGCGCGGTAAGGCAAGTTAGTGAGCTGAAATGTCTACAGGCACTCCGGAGCATGCATGTTCTATTGACTTGAAGAAATATCAGCTGATTGGGTGGCGAGGATTGCCGCAGGGGGCACAGGGCAGGGTCAATTAgaaatatatgggagaggcctttgctctgcagttggCACTGTAATGCTGTGATTACGATGACATGTGGAAACTAGCAAAGCACCACATAAGTGCACACTAGCCGCTGCGGAAGTGCAACTGCATTGTTGTGCATTGTTTTTCGCGATTCTCTCGCTGTCTCTCTTTCAACCATGGTTTTCGGTGACGTTCGCAGGCAAGCGCGCGTGTCCGGGAGAAGTGATCGCCAACATGGAGGTTTTCATCTACTTCACCTCCATCCTAGAGCACTTCACCATCGAGGCACCACCCGACAGTCCGGACTTTGTCTTCGACGAAGTTACCGGCCTCTCAATCCGACCCAAGGCGCAGGAGATGATCTTCAGGCGGCGACGAGTGCGTGGCTGATTTGACCACGCGGTGAACAACCGCTGGCATTCTGCGAAACGCAAACTATGCCCTCTTCAGAGCATATAATTAACGGATCCCCGTAGAGCACACCATCACTTAGAAAACTTTTTATAAAGTCCATAATGTGTCACATGGCTATCTATGCACTGCCAAACCTTTTTTCCACAGGATGGGACTGCGAAAGCCGAAACGCATGCCCTTGCACATGATAATCGTCTGTTCTCCTCGTTCTTGTTCTCCGCGCAGCCTGCTCACAAGCAGCACTCAGTTTGTGCTGGAAGTTTTTTTCCTTATATGTATATAATCACGTTAACCCCATTGTATAGCCCCGTGCCCACAGTTACCTCAACAGTAGCAGCTGGAGAATAAATAGAGCATTCCCCTCTCCGTTTTATTTTGCACTTCCTTATTTTTCTACGACGAATTCCTGCAGCCGTGCCACCAAATAacacctccccctccccccccccccccccccccccctgctcggCCCGAGTGTTTTCGTACTATGCGACTACACGCGCCTGCTCGATCAGCCATTGCTGGTCTAGTGGCTCTACGCTGGACACAACAGCCTCCCAAGAGGAGAAAGTGGGGTTTAGTATGTGTGGTTGGTGCGCCGGTGGGGTATGTACTCCCATGGGGAGTAATAGCATGCGCTGCATGTTATGCAGCCCCCAGGATATTGCGTGGGAAAGAAAAGGTGCTTGTGGCAACGGTTTGGGAATGTGTGAGTCTGAAACTTACGCCATGCTATGACATCCGCTCTGTTGAGggacttgtgtgtttgtgtgcgtgtggggCAGGGGGAGTATGCTTCTATGGCGTCTGTAGTGTTCAAAGGTGAGTGTGTACGTTAAGGGTTCTGGTGCTGATGGAGTTACGCTGTTCTCTTCGTCTGTAAATCACCGACCAGACGTCCTGGCCTCTCCCTCTGGTGTCTGGCGGGTCAGGTCTTGGGTGAGCCCATGGGCACGCTTGTTGTCAGGAAGGGAAGCATGGCCTGGTGTCCAGACGATTCGAATGAGGGGAAGAGTGTCAGTGGAACATTCTTTGAAGGATGTGTTtgggttaggacgctcggctaataataataataattggttttctggggaaaagaaatggcgcagtatctgtctcatatatcgttggacacctgaaccgcgccgtaagggaagggatgagagagggagtgaaagaagaaagagaaataggtgccgtagtggagggctccggcataatttcgaccacctggggatctttaacgtgcactgacatcgcacagcacacgggcggcttagcgtttttcctccacaaaaacgcagccgccgcggtcgggttcgaacccgggaactccggatcagtagtcgagcgccctaaccactgagccaccgcggcgggtacgctcggctactgatccggagttcccgggttc contains:
- the LOC144098514 gene encoding cytochrome P450 2J4-like produces the protein MQTLFWKCLAAGLVAGAGALLLQYMWNMLRRNLRKDLPPGPIGVPLLGYLPFMPKDHRGVEALRKKYGNVFGFNVGSRYVVFLCDFDSVKEAFTQDALLQRPEELPFNIHEESQGLIVLNGPLWKEQRRFSLKTFKNLGMATPAMERHICEEVSYLTRELESLKGKPVVPTALLTPSMSNIISALVFGRRFEYDEPERVYLDKLIEVIPALAAQVSIFNFCIWLRKLLVFFRVGACYKLRDALARREEFADSKISMHQDTYQDGVVRDYIDSFLSEMKQQNGGSKTFTRNLLRGNVSTFFGAGSETVRSSIEWLLLMCVVKPHLQRRVQAEIDAVLEDGRKLNVSWSDRNRLPYTQAFIWESMRYRPVLPLNVMRCATADVKVGNYVIPRGSIVISSHWSIFHDASFWGDPEVFLPERFLAEDGTRPRKPERFIPFSYGKRACPGEVIANMEVFIYFTSILEHFTIEAPPDSPDFVFDEVTGLSIRPKAQEMIFRRRRVRG